From Theileria annulata chromosome 1, complete sequence, *** SEQUENCING IN PROGRESS ***, one genomic window encodes:
- a CDS encoding mitochondrial membrane protease, subunit 2, putative (SMART pfam:Peptidase_S26 (PF00461) at aa 1-136, E()=1.60e-03), with amino-acid sequence MFFGKFKRIKSFSKSLVYTIGTFHILTYYLVDATLTKGPSMSPEISDSGTLVLYMRPYLISKLREGQELYRKNDVVISTSPLNPNKRICKRIVGVPYETIHNITIPQGHFWLQGDNRENSLDSRHYGAISSGLFQGIVFLIASKENGVKLI; translated from the exons ATGTTTTTtggtaaatttaaaagGATTAAATCCTTTTCTAAGTCTCTTGTCTACACAATCGGTACCTTCCACATCCTAACATATTATCTCGTCGACGCCACTCTG aCCAAGGGGCCTAGTATGAGTCCTGAGATAAGTGACTCTGGTACGTTGGTATTGTACATGCGTCCGTATTTGATTTCAAAGCTCCGAGAAGGGCAGGAATTATATCGCAAAAACGACGTTGTGATTAGCACATCGCCTCTGAACCCAAACAAGAGAATTTGTAAACGAATTGTCGGTGTTCCCTACGAGACTATACACAACATTACTATACCTCAGGGTCATTTTTGGTTACAAGGCGATAATAGAG aAAACTCACTTGACAGTCGTCACTATGGTGCGATATCTTCTGGACTATTTCAAGGgattgtatttttaatagCTTCAAAGGAGAACGGAGTCAAGTTGATTTAG
- a CDS encoding uncharacterized protein (SMART 1 transmembrane domain at aa 20-39; pfam:DUF174 (PF02617) at aa 59-144, E()=6.00e-05;~1 probable transmembrane helix predicted for TA16110 by TMHMM2.0 at aa 20-39), which translates to MPMPRPIRKSESETAKAPKVFMFLKFFITHTLLFVYQMMNRDTVKQLKQKTHKKASPEEKEERENEVNSWRVILYNDDIHNFMYVTESISKCVPQLPLAVAHLITLEAHKNGQAEIIRTWKDKAELYCRGNKL; encoded by the exons ATGCCTATGCCAAGGCCTATTCGGAAATCAGAATCTGAGACAGCTAAAGCTCCTAAA GTATTCATGtttttaaagttttttaTTACTCATACActattatttgtttatcAAATGATGAATAGAGATACGGTGAAAcaattaaaacaaaaaacGCATAAAAAAGCCTCTCCTGAAGAAAAAGAGGAAAGAGAAAATGAGGTTAATAGTTGGCGAGTGATTTTATACAACGACGATATTCACAA TTTTATGTACGTAACTGAGTCTATTTCAAAGTGCGTCCCTCAGTTACCACTGGCTGTGGCACACCTAATAACACTGGAGGCACATAAAAACGGCCAGGCTGAAATTATTAGGACATGGAAAGATAAAGCTGAACTATACTGCAGAGGTAATAAACTATAA
- a CDS encoding 7,8 dihydro-8-oxoguanine DNA glycosylase, putative (SMART ENDO3c (SM00478) at aa 122-295, E()=2.55e-11;~GPI-Anchor Signal predicted for TA16100 by DGPI v2.04 with cleavage site probability 0.5814 near 282) — MCSDPGPSTKWFDLRVPLTVLRPELLLTTGQSFTWKCVGNKHWVGVLGSSVYEIKQSDDTTLYRTLFGKCSRERLWDYFDLDNEYSVDFTKAPKPVKQIIKRRSGVRILQQDPFECLISFICSSNNNISRITRMLNEIKRNFGTFLAKSEVNNETFDFYAFPSVDQLRKATPEQLKKLGLGYRSDFIFKTVEILNSRGLNWLYSLRNEDSDTCKSALTSLPGVGRKVADCVSLFSLGKRDVVPVDVHIQKIANTFFGVKCGKSLSDSDYERIGTAFRNFAGDNAGWAQAVLFIDSVIKS; from the exons atgtgttctGATCCAGGCCCATCAACAAAATGGTTTGATTTGCGCGTACCCCTCACAGTTTTAAGACCAGAATTGCTTTTAACAACAG GCCAGTCATTTACGTGGAAGTGTGTAGGAAATAAGCACTGGGTTGGAGTTTTGGGATCTAGTGTGTACGAAATAAAGCAATCTGATGATACAACTCTATATAG AACATTGTTTGGAAAATGTTCACGGGAAAGACTATGGGACTACTTTGACCTTGACAACGAGTATTCTGTGGACTTTACAAAGGCACCAAAGCCagttaaacaaattataaagcGCAGATCTGGGGTGAGGATACTACAGCAGGACCCGTTTGAATGTCTTATTTCATTCATCTGCTCCTCAAACAATAACATCTCGAGGATCACACGAATGCTCAACGAAATTAAGCGTAACTTTGGAACATTTCTGGCTAAATCTGAAGTTAATAACGAGACGTTTGATTTTTACGCATTTCCGTCTGTTGACCAATTGCGAAAAGCAACCCCGGAACAATTGAAGAAATTGGGTCTAGGATACAGATCtgatttcatatttaaaactgttgaaattttaaactcTCGGGGTCTTAATTGGCTATATTCACTAAGGAATGAAGATTCAGACACTTGTAAATCAGCTTTAACATCACTTCC AGGAGTTGGCAGAAAAGTGGCGGATTGCGTGTCACTGTTTTCGTTGGGAAAACGGGACGTTGTACCAGTAGATGTTCATATTCAAAAAATTGCAAATAC ATTTTTTGGAGTAAAATGTGGAAAGTCTCTGTCGGACTCAGATTATGAACGCATAGGAACCGCATTCAGGAACTT CGCAGGTGATAATGCCGGGTGGGCCCAGGCTGTTTTATTCATCGACTCTGTGATCAAGAGCTAA
- a CDS encoding uncharacterized protein (Tap821d03.p1c.C.cand.90 - score = 26.38): protein MNKIMNSKENKTNLEAYLSWIDAILNLCNKIDSVCTKLDKKFPSGANSSHLKKYKHSINVYEIIKHYSWQNNIRTKDLINKYKNNSEWKLENIIKNTGKTYNNEMVQINCGNKACLGHFGLNGEISGTKLIKRRGEDKVKIEQGFKIDLNSKCGNKRNQDKRYELESEILKNLEVGQKIFITSKSSTKKSVEFTKITQDYDYLLNGKAGENKIKIIKYQELFCDVPGVYWDKRSWIASWYQHGKRYYRSFSAKLYGFNRAKYFAIQSRLSNLNCSRKYTPRKHSKYIV, encoded by the coding sequence atgaataaaataatgaacAGTAAAGagaataaaacaaatttagaAGCGTATTTGTCCTGGATCGATGCAATCTTGAACTTGTGTAACAAAATCGACTCAGTATGTACAAAATTGGACAAAAAATTCCCAAGCGGAGCAAACTCAAGCCATCTGAAAAAGTATAAACACTCAATTAACGTTTACGAGATAATAAAGCACTATAGTTGGCAAAATAACATCAGAACAAAGGATTtgataaacaaatataaaaataatagtgAATGGAAACTAGAAAATATCATTAAAAACACAGGCAAAActtataataatgaaatggTTCAAATTAATTGTGGAAATAAAGCTTGTTTAGGTCATTTTGGATTGAATGGAGAAATAAGTGgtactaaattaataaaaagaagAGGAGAAGACAAAGTTAAGATAGAACAGGGTTTTAAAATAGATTTGAACAGTAAATGTGGAAATAAAAGGAACCAAGACAAAAGATATGAGTTAGAATCTGAGATTCTGAAGAACCTGGAAGTTGGACAAAAAATCTTTATTACCAGCAAAAGTTCAACAAAAAAATCAGTggaatttacaaaaataacTCAAGATTATGACTATTTGCTAAACGGAAAGGCTggagaaaataaaatcaaaatcatCAAGTACCAAGAACTTTTCTGTGATGTTCCGGGGGTATATTGGGATAAAAGATCGTGGATAGCATCATGGTATCAACACGGCAAAAGATACTATAGAAGCTTTTCAGCCAAACTTTACGGTTTTAACAGAGCAAAGTATTTCGCAATTCAATCAAGACTCTCTAATTTAAATTGCTCTAGAAAATATACTCCAAGAAAACATTCAAAATACATTGTATAG